The following proteins are co-located in the Clostridiales bacterium genome:
- a CDS encoding LysR family transcriptional regulator, whose translation MTFRHFQIFVMVCDESNMTSAAARLYISQPAVSQAIAELEAYYEVRIFERLSRKLYLTEAGEILLGYARHILRMNQDAESEMRSLSRSGTIRVGASVTIGACVLPGLISAFQKQAPAYAVHVIEDNTSKIEDLIRIDQLDLGLVEGDITVKEIISKTFDEDVLVLVCGKDHPFAKRSSIDAAELDKVNFILREQGSGTRKTFETVMEEHSLRWSSTWTCNNADTIKSAVSEGLGVTVISENAVRRELEAGILHRLDLKGVEFKRHFKLAYHRNKYLTEGMKKFIDMVMVKS comes from the coding sequence ATGACTTTCAGACATTTTCAAATCTTTGTCATGGTGTGTGATGAAAGTAATATGACATCGGCTGCGGCACGCCTTTATATTTCGCAGCCAGCTGTAAGCCAGGCAATTGCAGAATTGGAAGCTTACTATGAAGTTCGGATCTTTGAACGCCTATCCAGGAAATTGTACCTTACAGAAGCAGGAGAGATCCTTCTTGGATATGCTCGTCATATTCTGAGAATGAATCAGGATGCGGAAAGTGAAATGCGCTCCTTAAGCAGAAGCGGAACCATTCGCGTCGGGGCAAGCGTGACCATTGGAGCTTGCGTTCTGCCAGGCTTGATCTCGGCGTTTCAGAAACAGGCACCTGCTTATGCCGTTCATGTCATTGAAGACAATACTTCTAAAATTGAAGATCTAATCCGTATTGATCAACTTGATCTGGGACTTGTGGAAGGTGATATTACGGTGAAGGAAATCATAAGCAAGACCTTTGATGAAGATGTGCTGGTGCTGGTATGCGGAAAGGATCACCCTTTTGCAAAGCGAAGCAGTATTGATGCTGCGGAACTGGATAAGGTGAACTTTATTCTGAGAGAACAGGGCAGCGGAACAAGAAAAACCTTTGAGACGGTGATGGAAGAGCATTCCTTGAGATGGTCTTCCACCTGGACCTGCAATAACGCAGATACCATAAAATCTGCAGTTTCCGAAGGCCTTGGAGTAACCGTGATCTCCGAAAATGCTGTCAGGAGAGAACTTGAAGCGGGCATCCTGCACAGATTGGATCTTAAGGGGGTTGAATTTAAACGGCACTTTAAGCTGGCTTACCATCGAAACAAATATCTGACGGAAGGCATGAAAAAATTTATAGATATGGTTATGGTGAAATCATGA
- a CDS encoding epoxyqueuosine reductase, translating into MTVTSNREELDQIQEQLASFIRENPLNFLEAHNKMKMYDDPLLGVSSADDPYYDTFVKPEIVGPDFLPPFAWLPGAKSVISYFLPFTKELRDTNRKPGPPSQEWISARIEGEKLNNEIRHFLVGLMEEMGYAVTAPGIDPRFSVKNRVPNWSERHTAFVSGLGTFGLHRGLITEKGTAGRFGSVITTLALPPTPRKYKGYYDYCLYLTQGKCGACIKRCPADAFTSEGKNNQICSDYLDQILAEYAPRYGCAKCNVNVPCEHKIP; encoded by the coding sequence ATGACAGTGACATCAAACCGAGAGGAGCTGGACCAAATTCAAGAACAGCTTGCATCCTTTATCAGAGAGAATCCCCTTAATTTTCTTGAAGCACACAACAAAATGAAAATGTATGATGATCCCCTTCTTGGGGTTTCTTCTGCAGATGATCCCTATTACGATACGTTTGTCAAGCCGGAGATCGTAGGTCCCGATTTTCTGCCTCCCTTCGCATGGCTTCCCGGAGCAAAGTCCGTCATTTCCTATTTTCTTCCCTTTACGAAGGAACTGCGCGATACGAATAGGAAACCCGGCCCTCCCTCTCAGGAATGGATTTCTGCGAGAATTGAGGGTGAGAAACTCAACAATGAAATCAGACACTTTCTGGTTGGTCTGATGGAAGAAATGGGCTATGCTGTAACAGCGCCTGGAATAGATCCTCGCTTTTCCGTGAAAAACAGAGTCCCCAACTGGTCCGAACGCCACACGGCCTTTGTTTCCGGACTCGGCACCTTCGGACTCCACCGAGGCTTGATTACGGAGAAAGGAACCGCCGGGAGGTTTGGCAGCGTAATAACCACCCTTGCGCTTCCTCCGACGCCCAGGAAATATAAAGGATATTATGATTATTGCCTCTACCTGACTCAAGGAAAATGTGGGGCCTGCATCAAGCGATGTCCGGCTGATGCCTTTACGTCAGAGGGAAAGAATAATCAAATCTGCTCAGATTATCTGGATCAGATCCTCGCAGAATATGCACCGCGCTACGGCTGTGCAAAGTGCAACGTCAACGTACCCTGCGAGCATAAAATTCCCTAA
- a CDS encoding AraC family transcriptional regulator — translation MEWLKRLNKAVNYMEENLTGEIELDKAAQIACCSSFHFQRMFSYIAETPLSEYIRRRKMTRAAFDLQSGEEKVIDLALKYGYVSPTAFNRAFQSVHGVAPSAARKQGVVLKAYPPICFQISIKGDEEMKYRIVKKDAFKIVGVKEHYEVNIDENFAQVPLFWQKTARSGVIPELCKLMRGDEPAGILGVSTCMNGKDFDYYIAVATDLEPTNGLESYHVPECTWAIFECIGAMPAAIQNLQKRIISEWLPTSGYEYADAPDIEAYEDGDQAAEDYRCEVWLPIVKK, via the coding sequence ATGGAATGGCTGAAACGCCTGAATAAGGCAGTGAACTACATGGAAGAAAATTTGACCGGCGAGATTGAACTGGATAAAGCGGCGCAAATTGCATGCTGCTCATCTTTTCACTTTCAGCGGATGTTCTCCTATATTGCGGAGACCCCGCTATCCGAATACATTAGGCGCAGAAAAATGACTCGTGCGGCGTTTGATCTGCAGAGCGGAGAAGAAAAAGTAATCGATCTAGCATTGAAATACGGCTATGTTTCTCCAACTGCCTTTAATCGTGCCTTTCAAAGCGTCCATGGAGTTGCACCTTCCGCCGCAAGGAAACAAGGCGTCGTGCTCAAAGCATATCCTCCGATCTGCTTCCAGATATCAATCAAAGGAGATGAGGAAATGAAGTATCGAATTGTAAAAAAAGACGCTTTTAAAATTGTAGGGGTGAAGGAGCATTACGAAGTAAATATCGATGAAAACTTTGCCCAGGTACCGTTATTCTGGCAGAAGACTGCACGCAGTGGAGTGATCCCTGAACTGTGCAAGCTCATGAGAGGTGATGAACCAGCAGGAATCCTGGGTGTCAGTACCTGTATGAACGGTAAGGATTTCGACTACTATATTGCAGTTGCCACGGATTTAGAACCCACTAATGGCCTCGAGTCATATCATGTTCCGGAATGCACCTGGGCGATATTTGAGTGCATTGGTGCCATGCCAGCCGCAATTCAGAATCTGCAGAAACGCATCATATCCGAGTGGCTCCCCACATCAGGTTACGAATATGCAGATGCCCCGGATATCGAAGCTTATGAAGATGGAGACCAAGCTGCAGAGGACTATCGCTGCGAAGTTTGGCTCCCCATTGTGAAAAAATAA
- a CDS encoding YeiH family putative sulfate export transporter: MILKKDEMPGVLLSACIAVPAWLIGSHFPIIGGPILGILLGMILAYITRPAYLEKGLSFTSKRVLQFAIILLGFDMNLYQVIEVGAKTLLLMIFTLTAAFLSAFLLGKALKIERNINILIGIGTAICGGSAIAAAAPVIKAKDEDIAQAISTIFLFNVFAAFLFPTLGHVMQMTNYHFGLWAGTAINDTSSVVAAGYSYSVQSGDLAVIVKLTRTLMIIPVTLILALFSMRKDPSGHASEYRLSRIFPWFILGFAAASISSTFLPVPSDLIALLPRTGKFMIVMAMASIGLNTNLSKLLKNGARPILLGLGCWFVLSITSLVVQRWLL; this comes from the coding sequence ATGATATTGAAAAAAGATGAGATGCCCGGAGTTCTGCTTTCCGCATGCATAGCTGTACCGGCCTGGCTGATTGGAAGCCATTTCCCCATCATTGGCGGCCCGATACTGGGCATACTTTTGGGAATGATATTGGCCTATATAACAAGACCTGCTTATTTGGAGAAAGGCCTTTCCTTTACATCAAAGCGTGTTCTTCAATTTGCAATTATTCTGCTTGGCTTTGATATGAACTTATATCAAGTCATTGAGGTTGGAGCAAAGACACTGCTTCTGATGATCTTTACCCTTACCGCTGCTTTCCTTTCGGCTTTCCTGCTCGGTAAGGCGCTGAAAATCGAACGGAACATCAACATTTTGATTGGGATTGGAACTGCCATCTGCGGAGGATCAGCCATTGCAGCAGCTGCACCTGTCATCAAGGCAAAAGATGAGGACATTGCCCAAGCCATTTCTACCATCTTTCTTTTTAATGTTTTTGCTGCTTTCCTGTTTCCGACACTGGGCCATGTGATGCAGATGACTAATTACCATTTCGGTCTCTGGGCCGGTACTGCGATTAATGACACCTCCTCTGTTGTTGCAGCAGGTTATTCCTACAGCGTTCAATCAGGAGATCTTGCAGTAATCGTCAAGCTTACCAGAACCCTGATGATCATTCCGGTAACCCTGATATTGGCCTTATTCTCCATGAGAAAAGATCCCAGCGGACACGCTTCAGAATACAGACTATCACGTATCTTTCCCTGGTTTATTTTGGGGTTCGCTGCCGCCTCAATTTCTTCAACATTTCTGCCTGTTCCCTCCGATCTGATCGCACTCTTACCCCGGACAGGTAAATTTATGATTGTTATGGCAATGGCCTCCATAGGCTTGAATACAAATCTCTCAAAATTATTAAAAAATGGCGCAAGACCAATTCTTCTTGGATTGGGCTGCTGGTTTGTGCTTTCTATAACGTCTTTAGTTGTTCAGCGCTGGCTCCTTTAA
- a CDS encoding aldo/keto reductase, whose translation MNYVPLGKTGLNVSRFGLGCMRFPSDEKEAVRMVRYGIDAGVNYLDTAYVYGDSEVITGKALKDGYRNKIFLATKNPTWNISKHSDFEKYLDEQLRRLDTDYIDVYLLHNMNHNNWETIKRYDGFTFLDKMVEKGKIGHRAFSIHNTLAAFHEIMDAYDWEMAQIQLNILDVQQQVGLEGLYYAAERDVPVVVMEPLRGGYFFTNIPEEVKRLVAEYPEKRSLVEWCFRWLYNMPEVSVILSGTSTMEQLKDNLRIFEQAESGVMSLADEKLIRSIREVYEANQSIGCTGCGYCIPCPRNIPIPEIFKLYNSYQLMKTHPIDKIVYRDALLPGGKGADQCVLCGACTSHCPQDLAIPKLLNQVHEEFVKSS comes from the coding sequence ATGAATTATGTGCCTCTGGGGAAAACCGGTCTGAATGTTTCAAGATTCGGGCTGGGCTGCATGAGATTTCCTAGTGATGAGAAGGAAGCGGTGCGTATGGTTCGATATGGCATTGATGCGGGGGTCAATTACCTTGATACTGCGTATGTTTATGGTGACAGCGAAGTCATTACAGGGAAGGCGCTCAAAGACGGTTATCGGAATAAGATCTTCCTGGCGACAAAGAATCCCACATGGAATATTTCAAAGCACTCGGATTTTGAGAAGTATCTTGATGAGCAGCTGAGACGGCTGGATACAGACTATATCGATGTATACCTACTTCATAATATGAATCACAACAACTGGGAAACGATTAAGCGTTATGATGGATTTACTTTTCTAGATAAGATGGTGGAAAAAGGAAAAATAGGGCACAGAGCATTTTCCATTCATAATACCCTTGCTGCATTTCACGAAATCATGGATGCCTATGACTGGGAAATGGCCCAGATTCAGCTCAATATCCTTGATGTGCAGCAGCAGGTGGGTTTGGAAGGGTTATATTACGCTGCTGAACGGGATGTTCCGGTAGTAGTTATGGAACCGCTTCGGGGAGGATACTTTTTCACAAATATCCCTGAAGAAGTGAAACGCTTGGTTGCTGAATACCCTGAGAAGCGCTCTCTGGTGGAATGGTGCTTCCGCTGGCTGTATAATATGCCGGAGGTTTCGGTTATTTTGAGTGGAACAAGTACTATGGAACAGCTGAAAGATAATTTGCGCATTTTTGAACAGGCAGAATCTGGAGTCATGTCACTTGCGGATGAGAAACTGATCCGCAGCATTCGTGAAGTATATGAAGCGAATCAAAGCATAGGATGCACGGGCTGCGGGTATTGCATCCCTTGTCCTAGAAATATCCCTATTCCGGAGATTTTTAAACTATACAACAGCTATCAATTGATGAAAACGCACCCCATTGATAAAATTGTATACCGGGATGCACTGCTGCCTGGGGGAAAGGGAGCAGACCAGTGCGTGCTCTGCGGTGCATGCACATCACACTGTCCGCAGGATCTGGCGATACCAAAATTGCTAAATCAGGTTCATGAGGAATTCGTAAAAAGCTCATAA
- a CDS encoding HD domain-containing protein, whose translation MKQINSLISEMIQYDSGDPKRIQHFLKVHSFAKLIGIQEGLEEQERFTLEAAALVHDIGIRLCEEKYGNCSGKLQEKEGPAIAAAMLEKLDFEKNVIDRVCWLVGHHHTYSNIDSIDYQILVEADFLVNLYEDQTPEEACRAALNGIFRTESGIRLCRTMFAL comes from the coding sequence ATGAAACAGATTAACAGCCTTATATCCGAAATGATTCAATACGATTCGGGGGATCCAAAACGAATCCAACACTTTCTAAAGGTTCACAGTTTTGCCAAGCTCATCGGCATTCAGGAGGGGCTGGAAGAACAGGAACGATTTACACTGGAGGCCGCCGCCCTTGTTCACGATATCGGGATCCGGCTCTGCGAAGAGAAATATGGAAATTGCAGCGGTAAGCTGCAAGAAAAGGAGGGGCCTGCCATTGCAGCAGCGATGCTGGAAAAGCTGGACTTTGAAAAGAATGTCATCGATCGTGTCTGCTGGCTGGTTGGACATCACCACACCTACAGCAATATTGACAGCATAGATTATCAGATTCTTGTGGAGGCAGATTTCCTTGTGAATCTGTATGAGGATCAGACCCCTGAGGAAGCCTGCCGTGCTGCTCTGAATGGGATTTTCAGAACGGAAAGCGGAATCAGGCTATGCAGGACCATGTTCGCCTTATGA
- a CDS encoding MerR family transcriptional regulator: MSYSIKEVSERFQLSPYTLRYYEKEGLLPHVTRDSNGVRIYSETDLEWLQLVCCMRTTGMSISYIKNYVELCRQGNDTIPERRQIILNQKEIVQSELEKYQQLLKAVNHKLQYYDEKIIQADPSSSLNHCLLCRDDDQ, encoded by the coding sequence ATGAGTTATTCCATCAAGGAAGTTTCAGAGCGGTTTCAGCTTTCACCCTATACATTGCGCTATTATGAAAAAGAAGGATTGCTGCCCCACGTAACCAGAGACAGCAATGGAGTCAGAATTTACAGCGAGACAGACCTGGAATGGCTGCAGCTGGTTTGCTGTATGAGAACGACAGGGATGTCCATTTCCTACATAAAGAATTATGTTGAACTGTGCAGGCAGGGGAACGATACCATTCCTGAGAGAAGGCAGATCATTCTGAACCAGAAAGAAATTGTTCAGTCCGAATTAGAAAAATATCAACAACTGCTCAAAGCAGTAAATCATAAGCTCCAATATTATGATGAAAAAATCATCCAGGCAGATCCCTCCAGCAGTTTGAACCACTGTCTCCTCTGCCGGGATGACGATCAATAG
- a CDS encoding PAS domain S-box protein: MDQSVFIALVNNAALLLALAVVYELTYLFPAKSCRSRQLISGILISMICILIMKIPLELHPGLMIDTRSILISTSGLIFGPIPTVITVISAMAFRVYSGGIGALPGLGIILTSALIGSAWRLILYPRSKKWSWLNVYIMSLTVHSAMLICMFLLPYPESVSVLRDIGIPVLLIYPVVSILLCLLLLRQQEIREYQLQLRQSEERFQTLFDHAPLGYQSLDENGCFLNVNQQWLDTLGYTSEEVLGRWFGDFLMLESRKLFQRQFPVFKARGYARSELILIHKSGKPIHIAFEGRIGYDMDGALKQIHCVLQDITELKMKEEALTNSELKYHRLFESMKEGILMIEADSGIITEINPYLLQLSGYSEDFFVGKRIWNLGLFHEIAESSIEIITLKDGESLKFEDSGFFSIHGAYRNTEIAVSACHVKELKMLQMNVRDITERKRIENALLESEIKYSSYIQNALLESEIKYSSHIENAPGGITITPSAPFPCCI, encoded by the coding sequence ATGGATCAATCAGTCTTTATCGCACTGGTGAATAATGCAGCATTGCTGCTTGCCTTAGCGGTAGTGTATGAATTAACGTATCTGTTTCCTGCTAAAAGCTGCAGATCGCGGCAGTTGATCAGCGGAATCCTGATCTCAATGATCTGCATCTTGATTATGAAGATTCCGTTAGAGCTTCATCCGGGTTTGATGATCGATACCCGTTCCATTCTGATTAGTACCTCTGGATTGATTTTCGGACCGATTCCGACCGTAATAACCGTAATTTCCGCAATGGCTTTTAGGGTGTACAGCGGGGGGATCGGAGCGCTTCCTGGATTAGGAATTATCCTAACCAGCGCATTGATCGGGTCGGCCTGGAGGCTGATCTTGTATCCGAGATCGAAAAAATGGAGTTGGCTGAATGTGTATATTATGAGTTTAACGGTACATAGCGCCATGCTGATCTGTATGTTTTTGCTGCCCTATCCCGAAAGTGTTTCGGTATTGAGAGACATTGGAATTCCTGTTCTTTTAATTTATCCTGTCGTCTCGATTCTTTTGTGCCTCCTTCTGCTTCGTCAGCAGGAGATAAGGGAATATCAGCTGCAGCTCAGACAATCAGAAGAACGGTTTCAAACGCTCTTTGACCACGCTCCGCTTGGATATCAATCTCTCGACGAGAATGGCTGCTTTCTCAATGTCAATCAGCAGTGGCTTGACACCTTGGGGTATACCAGTGAAGAGGTTCTCGGCAGGTGGTTTGGAGATTTTCTCATGCTGGAATCCAGGAAGCTCTTTCAAAGACAATTCCCTGTGTTTAAAGCAAGAGGATATGCCAGAAGTGAATTGATACTGATCCATAAAAGCGGTAAACCGATCCATATTGCCTTTGAAGGAAGGATCGGGTACGATATGGATGGTGCATTAAAACAAATTCATTGTGTTCTTCAGGACATCACTGAACTAAAAATGAAGGAAGAGGCACTTACGAATTCCGAACTTAAATACCATCGTCTTTTTGAATCCATGAAGGAAGGGATCTTGATGATAGAAGCGGACTCAGGCATTATTACTGAGATCAATCCGTATTTGCTACAGCTCTCTGGATATTCGGAAGATTTCTTTGTAGGCAAAAGAATCTGGAATCTAGGTCTCTTTCATGAAATCGCCGAAAGCAGCATTGAAATCATTACGCTGAAGGATGGTGAGAGCCTCAAATTCGAGGATTCAGGCTTTTTCTCTATACACGGTGCTTATCGAAATACAGAAATTGCGGTAAGTGCTTGTCACGTAAAGGAGCTGAAAATGCTGCAGATGAATGTCAGAGATATTACCGAAAGAAAACGTATAGAGAATGCGCTGCTTGAAAGCGAGATCAAGTACAGCAGCTACATACAAAATGCGTTGCTTGAAAGTGAGATCAAGTACAGCAGCCACATAGAAAATGCACCTGGCGGCATCACCATCACACCGTCTGCTCCATTTCCTTGCTGTATTTGA
- a CDS encoding HAMP domain-containing protein → MHGLLSANRANKNKSLQGGKHDMKWYLNLKISSKLILSFLVVALISGSMGIYAIFNLKELDESDQELYQNTTVPLSVIGGISTEFQRTRAIARDMILAEDSEDIQASIAQIKEIRTKVDQMTMEFEASINSPEIISAFNQYKLTRVKFKIGLDEIVKLAEQNRDEEAIEMMSATGKSGIASKAYQEAIDQIVALQITAAGEKAALNEQQADKAIFVMSAVIGLVALLSILIGLLISSIITRPLRRTVHMIEEMSLGHFSERLNIQTKDEIGQMAGSMDSFADEIQTKVIGVMNMISAGDISVTIEPKDEQDEITPALKKTVETIRELNTEVQKLIHAATDGKLDIRGDSSRYSGAWMDMITGINGLIDAFVAPINLTAEYVERISKGDIPPVITEEYLGDFNEIKNNINNCIITMSDLLGKTMVLTLAIKEGKLDIRADDSEFNGDWGSMVRGMNDLIDAFVAPINVTAEYVERISKGDIPPKISDAYYGDFNETKNNINQCIDSMNGLLSETGKLITAAEEGRLDVRSESTDFEGDWKTLIDGVNSLADAYVKPINITSEYIDRISKGEIPDRIDEQYRGDFNVIIANLNRCIDIMNGLLRETNTLMGEAKQGILNSRANLDGFSGSWAELLDGVNQLVEAVAQPISEVTTVMNRIAQGDLQVSVRGNYQGEFGVLSSAVNNTVSDLNTVIGQISETIGEISEGNLAVSNIKGFKGDFVSISDSLNRILDSLNSVLGDINTASDQVSAGSKQVSGGSQALSQGASEQASAVQELTAYVGEVASKTKENAVSAGEANDLTHTVKGNAERGNKLMAEMLLAMKEINDASGNISKIIKVIDDIAFQTNILALNAAVEAARAGQHGKGFAVVAEEVRTLAARSAEAARNTTELIQGSIEKAAVGTDIAGNTAEALNEINAGITKIVDIIGNIANSSSEQAMGISQINTSLNQVSKVVQTNAATAEQSAASSQELSGQSEMLKEMVAKFQLKTESQISTDWNGELC, encoded by the coding sequence ATGCACGGTTTACTGAGCGCGAATCGTGCCAACAAAAATAAGTCGTTGCAAGGAGGTAAACATGACATGAAGTGGTATCTTAATTTAAAAATCAGCAGCAAGTTGATCCTAAGCTTTCTGGTTGTTGCACTAATCAGCGGGTCTATGGGAATCTACGCGATTTTCAATCTGAAAGAGCTTGATGAGTCAGACCAGGAGCTTTATCAAAACACTACTGTTCCACTATCGGTTATCGGTGGCATTTCTACCGAGTTTCAGAGAACCAGAGCAATTGCCCGTGATATGATCCTGGCCGAAGATTCTGAAGATATTCAAGCCAGCATTGCGCAAATCAAAGAAATACGTACTAAGGTAGATCAGATGACAATGGAGTTTGAAGCAAGTATAAACTCTCCGGAAATCATAAGCGCATTTAATCAATATAAGTTGACCAGAGTTAAATTCAAAATTGGTCTGGATGAAATTGTTAAGCTGGCTGAGCAAAATAGGGATGAAGAAGCAATCGAAATGATGAGCGCAACGGGTAAATCAGGAATAGCCTCGAAAGCATATCAGGAGGCAATTGACCAGATTGTAGCTTTGCAGATTACCGCAGCTGGAGAAAAAGCTGCGTTGAATGAGCAACAGGCTGACAAGGCGATCTTCGTTATGTCTGCAGTCATCGGCCTGGTCGCTTTACTGTCCATACTAATCGGTTTGCTGATTTCAAGTATTATTACAAGACCTCTCAGAAGGACTGTTCATATGATCGAGGAGATGAGTTTGGGCCACTTCAGTGAAAGGCTGAACATTCAAACAAAGGATGAAATCGGTCAGATGGCTGGTTCCATGGATTCCTTTGCTGATGAAATTCAAACAAAGGTCATCGGCGTAATGAACATGATTTCAGCCGGAGACATATCAGTTACAATCGAACCTAAGGATGAACAGGATGAGATCACTCCGGCCTTGAAAAAAACCGTCGAGACAATCAGAGAACTGAATACCGAGGTTCAGAAGTTGATTCATGCAGCAACGGACGGGAAGCTGGATATCAGAGGTGACTCATCAAGATATTCCGGTGCGTGGATGGATATGATTACGGGCATCAACGGGTTGATCGATGCCTTCGTTGCACCCATCAATCTGACAGCTGAATATGTTGAGCGGATTAGTAAAGGAGATATCCCGCCGGTTATAACAGAGGAGTATCTGGGGGATTTTAATGAGATCAAAAATAATATCAATAATTGTATAATAACGATGAGCGATCTTCTTGGAAAAACGATGGTTTTAACCCTGGCTATAAAAGAAGGGAAACTTGATATTCGTGCCGATGACTCGGAATTTAATGGTGATTGGGGTTCTATGGTCAGGGGTATGAATGATTTAATTGATGCCTTTGTTGCCCCGATCAACGTCACCGCTGAATATGTGGAAAGGATCAGCAAGGGTGATATTCCTCCTAAAATTTCAGACGCCTATTATGGTGACTTCAACGAAACAAAAAACAATATCAATCAATGCATTGACTCTATGAACGGTTTGCTTTCGGAGACGGGGAAACTCATAACGGCAGCAGAGGAAGGACGACTTGATGTACGTTCTGAATCAACTGATTTTGAAGGTGATTGGAAAACCCTCATTGATGGTGTTAACAGTTTAGCAGATGCTTACGTAAAGCCGATCAATATTACATCGGAATATATTGATCGTATCAGTAAGGGGGAAATACCGGATCGAATCGATGAGCAGTACCGTGGAGATTTCAATGTGATCATCGCCAATTTGAATCGCTGTATCGACATTATGAATGGTCTGCTGAGGGAAACAAATACCCTTATGGGTGAGGCAAAGCAAGGAATCCTGAACAGCAGGGCAAACCTAGATGGCTTTTCAGGGAGCTGGGCGGAGCTTCTGGATGGTGTAAATCAGCTTGTTGAAGCTGTAGCCCAACCGATTTCTGAAGTAACCACTGTGATGAACCGTATTGCACAGGGTGATTTGCAGGTTTCTGTAAGGGGGAACTATCAGGGAGAATTTGGCGTCTTATCCAGTGCAGTGAACAATACTGTCAGCGACCTCAACACAGTAATCGGTCAAATCTCTGAAACCATAGGTGAGATATCAGAGGGCAACCTTGCTGTCAGCAATATCAAAGGCTTTAAAGGGGATTTTGTCAGTATTTCAGACTCTTTGAACAGAATCCTTGATTCTCTGAATTCGGTATTAGGTGATATTAATACTGCTTCGGATCAGGTTTCGGCAGGATCCAAACAGGTTTCTGGGGGAAGTCAGGCATTATCACAGGGTGCATCGGAACAGGCGAGTGCAGTGCAGGAACTCACCGCTTATGTCGGAGAAGTCGCTTCCAAGACAAAGGAAAATGCTGTCAGTGCAGGAGAAGCCAATGACTTAACGCACACCGTTAAGGGAAATGCAGAACGAGGGAATAAGCTTATGGCAGAGATGCTGCTGGCGATGAAAGAAATCAACGATGCTTCCGGGAATATTTCAAAGATTATCAAGGTAATCGATGATATCGCATTCCAGACAAATATTCTTGCGCTGAATGCAGCGGTGGAAGCTGCCAGGGCCGGCCAGCACGGAAAGGGTTTTGCTGTAGTAGCAGAGGAGGTCAGAACCCTCGCAGCCCGAAGTGCGGAAGCGGCCAGAAATACAACGGAATTGATTCAAGGTTCGATTGAGAAGGCTGCCGTCGGAACGGATATTGCGGGAAACACCGCAGAGGCACTGAATGAGATCAACGCGGGAATCACAAAGATTGTCGATATCATCGGCAATATCGCAAATTCTTCTTCGGAACAAGCCATGGGTATTTCTCAGATCAATACAAGCTTGAATCAGGTGTCAAAGGTGGTTCAGACCAATGCTGCCACAGCAGAGCAGAGCGCTGCATCAAGTCAGGAACTGTCGGGCCAGTCAGAGATGCTGAAAGAAATGGTAGCAAAGTTCCAGCTAAAAACAGAATCCCAAATCAGCACAGATTGGAACGGAGAGCTCTGTTAG